One genomic segment of Hordeum vulgare subsp. vulgare chromosome 2H, MorexV3_pseudomolecules_assembly, whole genome shotgun sequence includes these proteins:
- the LOC123431304 gene encoding peroxidase 12-like, whose translation MASRAAAALVVVAMACAVVHSAAAAAGELSPDFHAGSCPDLEHIVQYHVAEAFRKDVGVAPGLIRIFFHDCFPQGCDASVLLTGNNSEQALGPNLTLRPVGLNLIETIRAAVHRSCGRTVSCADITVLATRDSVVLAGGPRFEVALGRRDGLAPASQDLVFTLPAPSFTVPELLKSFGDRNLDKADLVSLSGAHTFGIAHCPAFSDRFTPEVDTNPAIDPNFAAKLKAKCANDVPALSVNQSLDVRTPDVFDNKYYFDLIAKQGLFKSDQGLIVHPETTRMATRFALNQGAFFEQFAKSMVKMSNMDLLTGSQGEIRFNCAVPNSRVDGIETASDEGHASAM comes from the exons ATGGCGTCCAGAGCAGCAGCGGCCCTGGTCGTCGTGGCCATGGCCTGCGCCGTCGTCCATTCGGCAGCGGCGGCCGCCGGGGAGCTTTCGCCGGACTTCCACGCGGGCTCGTGCCCGGACCTGGAACACATCGTCCAGTATCACGTCGCCGAGGCCTTCCGTAAAGACGTCGGCGTAGCGCCGGGGCTCATCCGCATCTTCTTCCACGACTGCTTCCCTCAG GGCTGCGACGCGTCGGTGCTCCTGACCGGCAACAACAGCGAGCAGGCGTTGGGGCCAAATCTGACGCTCCGGCCGGTGGGGCTCAACCTCATCGAGACCATCCGCGCCGCCGTCCACAGGTCCTGCGGCCGGACTGTCTCCTGCGCCGACATCACCGTTCTCGCTACCCGTGACTCCGTCGTGCTG GCTGGCGGGCCCCGCTTTGAGGTGGCTCTGGGCCGGCGCGACGGGCTGGCCCCAGCGTCGCAGGACCTCGTCTTCACCCTTCCAGCCCCCTCATTCACCGTGCCGGAGCTCCTCAAGTCCTTCGGCGACCGCAACCTCGACAAGGCCGACCTGGTGTCCCTCTCCGGCGCACACACGTTCGGCATCGCCCACTGCCCCGCCTTCTCCGACCGCTTCACGCCGGAAGTCGACACCAACCCAGCAATCGACCCCAATTTCGCCGCCAAGCTCAAGGCCAAGTGCGCCAACGACGTGCCCGCGCTTAGCGTCAACCAGTCGCTCGATGTGCGCACGCCGGACGTGTTCGACAACAAGTACTACTTTGATCTCATCGCCAAGCAGGGCCTGTTCAAGTCGGACCAGGGCCTCATCGTCCACCCTGAAACCACGCGCATGGCGACGCGATTCGCCCTCAACCAGGGAGCGTTCTTCGAGCAGTTTGCCAAGTCCATGGTGAAGATGAGCAACATGGACTTGCTCACCGGCAGCCAGGGCGAGATCCGGTTCAACTGCGCCGTCCCCAACAGCCGTGTCGACGGCATCGAGACCGCCAGCGACGAGGGCCATGCCTCCGCCATGTAA
- the LOC123431305 gene encoding cationic peroxidase SPC4-like, translated as MASSRTAAMLVLVAAVLCPAAFSKTSSAFISMPTDHVGGSIPPVSPAEGLAFDFHADSCPQLQDVVRSAVQTALQSEIALAAGLLRIFFHDCFPQGCDASVLLTGDGSELQLAPNLTLQPRALQLIESIRAMVHAACGPVVSCADITALATRDAVAFSGGQGYDVPLGRLDSLAPAPSSAVFNLPQASSNAATLIDVFQTRNLDNVDLVALSGGHTIGKGHCSSFSNRFSEDSGFVRSLASNCSTDFNRLQDLDVTTPDVFDNKYFTNLQEGKGVFTSDQKLTADWRTEWVVNGFAGNHWWFFGQFAASMTKLGNLQGPQGNVGEIRRNSCFVRNAQSILTTTSDEGLSASV; from the exons ATGGCGTCGAGCAGGACAGCAGCGATGCTGGTCCTCGTGGCCGCCGTGCTGTGCCCGGCAGCCTTCTCCAAGACGTCATCGGCGTTCATCTCTATGCCCACCGACCACGTCGGTGGCAGTATTCCTCCGGTCTCCCCCGCCGAAGGGCTCGCCTTCGACTTCCACGCCGACTCCTGCCCGCAGCTACAGGACGTGGTGCGCTCCGCCGTGCAGACCGCGCTCCAGAGCGAGATCGCCctcgccgccggcctcctccgcaTCTTCTTCCACGACTGCTTCCCTCAG GGTTGTGATGCGTCGGTCCTTCTAACGGGAGATGGCAGCGAGCTGCAACTGGCACCGAACCTGACGCTGCAGCCACGGGCGCTGCAGCTCATCGAGTCCATCCGCGCCATGGTGCACGCAGCCTGCGGTCCCGTCGTCTCCTGCGCCGACATCACGGCCCTCGCTACCCGTGACGCCGTCGCCTTCTCCGGGGGTCAGGGCTACGACGTGCCGCTCGGCCGGCTCGACAGCCTCGCGCCGGCCCCGAGCTCGGCCGTCTTCAACCTCCCCCAGGCCAGCTCCAACGCCGCCACCCTCATCGACGTCTTCCAGACCCGCAACCTCGACAACGTGGACCTGGTCGCGCTCTCGGGCGGCCACACCATCGGCAAGGGCCACTGCAGCTCCTTCTCCAACCGCTTCTCCGAGGACTCAGGCTTCGTCCGAAGCCTCGCCTCCAACTGCTCCACCGACTTTAACCGGCTGCAGGACCTGGACGTGACCACCCCGGACGTGTTCGACAACAAGTACTTCACCAACCTGCAAGAGGGCAAGGGGGTGTTCACCTCCGACCAGAAGCTCACCGCCGACTGGCGCACCGAATGGGTGGTCAACGGCTTCGCCGGGAACCACTGGTGGTTCTTCGGCCAGTTTGCTGCCTCCATGACCAAGCTCGGGAACCTCCAGGGGCCCCAAGGAAACGTCGGCGAGATCCGTCGCAACAGTTGCTTCGTGCGCAATGCACAGAGCATCCTCACGACCACTAGCGATGAGGGCCTCTCCGCGTCCGTTTGA